The proteins below are encoded in one region of Salmo salar chromosome ssa02, Ssal_v3.1, whole genome shotgun sequence:
- the LOC106590256 gene encoding volume-regulated anion channel subunit LRRC8C-like isoform X1 → MIPVTEFRNFASSQNPEFRVLKPWWDVFSEYLCIAMLMIGVFGCTLQLTQEKISCLPSHFSSSTPEAIDCSHIRSHGENETWEHHTLVKPVSPIIREVYGRKNNLDIHQYIFVNHYCYERAVHWYGKYFPYLVVIHTLIFMVASSFWFKFPGTSSKIEIFVTILGKCFDSPWTTRALSEVSEERGEEKMVIWRKNTMSKSMASAFAASPDSEPGEEEEMVGLLRQSSIKSNPEKKNPELQPADSLLDKKEGEQAKALFEKVKKFRTHVEEADLLYLMYVLQTSLKVFKFVLITCYSAALVPNIEIVVRCSVPPELTGFEIYCCNHTKAHLFSKLCYCYICFVGVYGLLCIYTLYWLFHRPLKEYSFEHVRLETGINDIPDVKNDFAFLLHLSDQYDALYSKRFAVFLSEVSESRLRQVNLNHEWPGKKLRGRLSRNADNRQELHLFMLPGLPDTVFDVPEVESLKLELLNNVTISSSVIQLGSLQELSLIHCPAKLQLAALTHLRENLKVLRLAFEGLEQVPMWMYTLQSLEELHLSGTLTHELSRSATLDSLRELKALRVLTLRCRLTKIPPSVGDVAVNLQRLCIYNEGLKLQAFSSLKKLTNLASLELTGCELERIPSAVFSLSSLQELDLKENKLTTVEEILSLQHCRRLVTLRLWHNGITYIPEHIAKLKSLETLNVSWNKLRKLPSRLFYCTKLRHLNLSHNQLTSLPAEVGILQSLQFFSAAFNSLEQLPEELFSCKRLKTLALGNNCLLSLSPRVANLAQLVRLELKGNRLDSLPPEIGDCPLLKTSNLVVEDNLLDLLPSDVRSRMKDS, encoded by the exons CTCACCCAGGAGAAGATCTCCTGCCTTCCCAGCCATTTCTCCAGCTCAACTCCAGAGGCCATCGATTGCAGCCACATCCGCAGCCACGGCGAGAACGAGACATGGGAGCACCATACCTTAGTCAAGCCCGTCAG CCCTATCATCCGGGAGGTGTACGGACGCAAGAACAACCTTGACATCCACCAGTACATCTTCGTCAACCATTACTGCTACGAACGAGCCGTGCACTGGTACGGCAAGTACTTCCCCTACCTGGTGGTAATCCACACATTGATCTTCATGGTGGCCAGCAGCTTCTGGTTCAAGTTCCCTGGGACGTCGTCCAAGATCGAGATCTTTGTCACCATCCTGGGGAAGTGTTTCGACTCACCGTGGACCACCCGGGCGCTGAGTGAGGTGTCTGAGGAGCGTGGCGAGGAAAAGATGGTGATATGGAGGAAGAACACCATGTCGAAGTCGATGGCATCGGCGTTCGCTGCCTCGCCGGACAGTGagccaggggaggaggaggagatggtgggACTTCTCCGGCAGTCGTCCATCAAGTCAAATCCAGAGAAGAAGAACCCGGAACTGCAGCCAGCGGATTCACTCTTGGACAAGAAGGAAGGGGAGCAGGCTAAAGCTCTGTTCGAGAAGGTGAAGAAGTTCAGAACGCATGTGGAGGAGGCGGATCTGCTTTACCTGATGTATGTTCTCCAGACCTCCCTCAAGGTCTTCAAGTTCGTCCTCATCACCTGTTACAGCGCTGCATTGGTCCCCAACATTGAGATTGTAGTTCGTTGCTCAGTTCCTCCAGAGCTGACCGGCTTTGAAATCTACTGCTGCAACCACACCAAAGCCCACCTCTTCTCCAAGCTGTGCTACTGTTACATCTGCTTCGTGGGAGTCTACGGACTTCTGTGCATCTACACCCTCTATTGGCTCTTCCATCGACCTCTTAAAGAGTACTCCTTTGAGCATGTTAGACTGGAGACGGGTATCAACGACATCCCAGACGTCAAGAACGACTTTGCGTTCCTCCTCCACCTCAGCGACCAGTACGATGCGCTCTACTCCAAACGCTTCGCCGTCTTCCTCTCCGAGGTTAGCGAGAGCCGTCTTCGCCAGGTCAACCTCAACCACGAATGGCCCGGCAAGAAGCTACGGGGCCGCCTCTCCCGGAACGCTGACAACCGTCAGGAACTCCATCTCTTCATGCTCCCGGGTCTCCCCGACACCGTCTTCGATGTTCCTGAAGTGGAATCTCTCAAACTGGAGCTGCTAAACAACGTGACTATTTCCTCCAGTGTAATCCAGCTAGGTTCTCTCCAGGAGCTGTCCCTCATCCACTGCCCTGCCAAGCTCCAGCTGGCTGCCCTGACCCACCTCAGAGAGAACCTCAAGGTCCTCCGGCTAGCCTTTGAAGGACTGGAGCAGGTACCAATGTGGATGTACACACTTCAGAGCCTCGAAGAGCTCCACCTGAGTGGCACTTTGACCCACGAACTCTCCCGCAGCGCAACCTTAGACTCCCTGAGAGAACTCAAAGCTCTAAGAGTCCTGACGCTTCGCTGCCGCCTAACCAAGATCCCTCCGAGCGTTGGGGATGTGGCAGTCAACCTCCAGCGTCTCTGCATCTATAATGAGGGCCTCAAACTACAAGCCTTCAGCAGCCTAAAGAAGTTGACCAACCTGGCCTCTCTGGAGCTGACAGGATGTGAGCTGGAGCGCATCCCCAGCGCGGTCTTCAGCCTGTCAAGCCTGCAGGAACTGGACCTGAAGGAAAACAAGTTAACGACAGTAGAGGAGATCCTGAGTCTACAACATTGCCGGCGCCTGGTAACTCTTCGTCTCTGGCACAACGGCATCACCTACATCCCTGAGCACATTGCTAAGCTGAAATCCTTAGAGACGCTGAACGTCAGTTGGAACAAGCTCCGGAAACTTCCGTCACGTCTCTTCTACTGCACCAAGCTCCGGCACTTGAACCTGTCCCACAACCAGCTCACGTCGCTACCAGCCGAGGTAGGGATACTCCAGAGTCTCCAGTTCTTCTCAGCAGCCTTTAACTCCCTGGAACAGCTGCCGGAGGAGCTGTTCTCCTGCAAGAGGCTCAAGACCCTGGCGTTGGGAAACAACTGCCTGCTCTCACTTAGCCCCAGGGTGGCTAACTTGGCCCAGCTAGTGCGCCTGGAGCTCAAGGGGAACAGACTAGACTCTCTACCTCCGGAGATAGGGGACTGTCCCCTGTTGAAGACCAGTAATCTTGTGGTAGAGGACAACCTGCTGGATCTACTGCCGTCGGATGTACGGAGCAGGATGAAAGACAGTTGA
- the LOC106590256 gene encoding volume-regulated anion channel subunit LRRC8C-like isoform X2 yields the protein MVASSFWFKFPGTSSKIEIFVTILGKCFDSPWTTRALSEVSEERGEEKMVIWRKNTMSKSMASAFAASPDSEPGEEEEMVGLLRQSSIKSNPEKKNPELQPADSLLDKKEGEQAKALFEKVKKFRTHVEEADLLYLMYVLQTSLKVFKFVLITCYSAALVPNIEIVVRCSVPPELTGFEIYCCNHTKAHLFSKLCYCYICFVGVYGLLCIYTLYWLFHRPLKEYSFEHVRLETGINDIPDVKNDFAFLLHLSDQYDALYSKRFAVFLSEVSESRLRQVNLNHEWPGKKLRGRLSRNADNRQELHLFMLPGLPDTVFDVPEVESLKLELLNNVTISSSVIQLGSLQELSLIHCPAKLQLAALTHLRENLKVLRLAFEGLEQVPMWMYTLQSLEELHLSGTLTHELSRSATLDSLRELKALRVLTLRCRLTKIPPSVGDVAVNLQRLCIYNEGLKLQAFSSLKKLTNLASLELTGCELERIPSAVFSLSSLQELDLKENKLTTVEEILSLQHCRRLVTLRLWHNGITYIPEHIAKLKSLETLNVSWNKLRKLPSRLFYCTKLRHLNLSHNQLTSLPAEVGILQSLQFFSAAFNSLEQLPEELFSCKRLKTLALGNNCLLSLSPRVANLAQLVRLELKGNRLDSLPPEIGDCPLLKTSNLVVEDNLLDLLPSDVRSRMKDS from the coding sequence ATGGTGGCCAGCAGCTTCTGGTTCAAGTTCCCTGGGACGTCGTCCAAGATCGAGATCTTTGTCACCATCCTGGGGAAGTGTTTCGACTCACCGTGGACCACCCGGGCGCTGAGTGAGGTGTCTGAGGAGCGTGGCGAGGAAAAGATGGTGATATGGAGGAAGAACACCATGTCGAAGTCGATGGCATCGGCGTTCGCTGCCTCGCCGGACAGTGagccaggggaggaggaggagatggtgggACTTCTCCGGCAGTCGTCCATCAAGTCAAATCCAGAGAAGAAGAACCCGGAACTGCAGCCAGCGGATTCACTCTTGGACAAGAAGGAAGGGGAGCAGGCTAAAGCTCTGTTCGAGAAGGTGAAGAAGTTCAGAACGCATGTGGAGGAGGCGGATCTGCTTTACCTGATGTATGTTCTCCAGACCTCCCTCAAGGTCTTCAAGTTCGTCCTCATCACCTGTTACAGCGCTGCATTGGTCCCCAACATTGAGATTGTAGTTCGTTGCTCAGTTCCTCCAGAGCTGACCGGCTTTGAAATCTACTGCTGCAACCACACCAAAGCCCACCTCTTCTCCAAGCTGTGCTACTGTTACATCTGCTTCGTGGGAGTCTACGGACTTCTGTGCATCTACACCCTCTATTGGCTCTTCCATCGACCTCTTAAAGAGTACTCCTTTGAGCATGTTAGACTGGAGACGGGTATCAACGACATCCCAGACGTCAAGAACGACTTTGCGTTCCTCCTCCACCTCAGCGACCAGTACGATGCGCTCTACTCCAAACGCTTCGCCGTCTTCCTCTCCGAGGTTAGCGAGAGCCGTCTTCGCCAGGTCAACCTCAACCACGAATGGCCCGGCAAGAAGCTACGGGGCCGCCTCTCCCGGAACGCTGACAACCGTCAGGAACTCCATCTCTTCATGCTCCCGGGTCTCCCCGACACCGTCTTCGATGTTCCTGAAGTGGAATCTCTCAAACTGGAGCTGCTAAACAACGTGACTATTTCCTCCAGTGTAATCCAGCTAGGTTCTCTCCAGGAGCTGTCCCTCATCCACTGCCCTGCCAAGCTCCAGCTGGCTGCCCTGACCCACCTCAGAGAGAACCTCAAGGTCCTCCGGCTAGCCTTTGAAGGACTGGAGCAGGTACCAATGTGGATGTACACACTTCAGAGCCTCGAAGAGCTCCACCTGAGTGGCACTTTGACCCACGAACTCTCCCGCAGCGCAACCTTAGACTCCCTGAGAGAACTCAAAGCTCTAAGAGTCCTGACGCTTCGCTGCCGCCTAACCAAGATCCCTCCGAGCGTTGGGGATGTGGCAGTCAACCTCCAGCGTCTCTGCATCTATAATGAGGGCCTCAAACTACAAGCCTTCAGCAGCCTAAAGAAGTTGACCAACCTGGCCTCTCTGGAGCTGACAGGATGTGAGCTGGAGCGCATCCCCAGCGCGGTCTTCAGCCTGTCAAGCCTGCAGGAACTGGACCTGAAGGAAAACAAGTTAACGACAGTAGAGGAGATCCTGAGTCTACAACATTGCCGGCGCCTGGTAACTCTTCGTCTCTGGCACAACGGCATCACCTACATCCCTGAGCACATTGCTAAGCTGAAATCCTTAGAGACGCTGAACGTCAGTTGGAACAAGCTCCGGAAACTTCCGTCACGTCTCTTCTACTGCACCAAGCTCCGGCACTTGAACCTGTCCCACAACCAGCTCACGTCGCTACCAGCCGAGGTAGGGATACTCCAGAGTCTCCAGTTCTTCTCAGCAGCCTTTAACTCCCTGGAACAGCTGCCGGAGGAGCTGTTCTCCTGCAAGAGGCTCAAGACCCTGGCGTTGGGAAACAACTGCCTGCTCTCACTTAGCCCCAGGGTGGCTAACTTGGCCCAGCTAGTGCGCCTGGAGCTCAAGGGGAACAGACTAGACTCTCTACCTCCGGAGATAGGGGACTGTCCCCTGTTGAAGACCAGTAATCTTGTGGTAGAGGACAACCTGCTGGATCTACTGCCGTCGGATGTACGGAGCAGGATGAAAGACAGTTGA